A genomic segment from Spinacia oleracea cultivar Varoflay chromosome 3, BTI_SOV_V1, whole genome shotgun sequence encodes:
- the LOC110791389 gene encoding mannose/glucose-specific lectin codes for MAQASAKGQVVVKYGPYGSQMPESFSMVIEDCETIKEVIIRHGWIVDAIGFKMVKPNRDTTTKMFNENFGHYESKIVLKSGEYITQISGTYGNFLQLQGKDRAIATLKIHTNLCPAGYGPYGLGKEVTNVCNFSSPVPPPGRIVGFFGRHNQYFESIGIFAKTDCAC; via the exons ATGGCTCAAGCTAGCGCCAAG GGACAAGTTGTTGTGAAGTATGGTCCTTATGGTTCACAAATGCCCGAAAGCTTTAGCATGGTAATCGAGGATTGTGAAACTATCAAAGAAGTGATAATAAGGCATGGATGGATTGTGGATGCAATTGGTTTCAAGATGGTTAAGCCAAACAGGGATACCACCACAAAAATGTTCAATGAAAACTTTGGTCATTATGAATCCAAG ATTGTACTCAAATCCGGTGAGTATATAACTCAAATTAGTGGGACATACGGAAACTTCCTTCAATTGCAAGGTAAGGATCGTGCTATTGCCACACTGAAGATTCACACCAACTTATGTCCGGCTGGATATGGACCATATGGACTTGGAAAAGAAGTAACAAATGTATGTAACTTTTCATCGCCAGTCCCACCTCCAGGCCGTATTGTGGGATTTTTCGGAAGGCACAACCAGTATTTCGAGTCCATTGGAATTTTTGCCAAAACT GATTGTGCATGCTAA